A stretch of DNA from Rhizoctonia solani chromosome 9, complete sequence:
GTCGTCCCATACCAAGGATTCTAGCCAGTTAACTTTGCTAAAAGACGTGCCCCCACCAGGGATTGAACCTGGGACCTCATCATGTGCAAAATTACGTAGCTATAGATACGAGTGATGCGCTCTACCACTGAGCTATAAGGGCTTGCCCAGAGACCCTATAGTAGCAATAGGACCCGAATTCAATTGGGATAAATGATAAGCGAAAAGAACACAGAGCTTTAATATTACTTCACTAGTTATGCAAATGTCGCAAAAATGCTGCAAGTGAGCGTGAGCTGAGGTTGAGAGAAGAGGCAGAAGGTCACTCTGTGTCCCGTGAGGGGACCTAATTAAATAGTTAATCACCCCGCAATCTACATGATATACCTTATATGTTTCTGTACTAATCAATGTATCACATATTTCAGTCTATTTACAAACAATTCACCCTTGTTTGATGATTGGCAGGATTACAAAATTGGGCCCGCCACTGTTATGGAATTGCCGTGTGAGATTGATCACCTTGGATTTCCAAGAAGTAGtcttcaatcccaatgtcaaGCGCGCTGAACACCATCTCAGAAGTTTGTGAATGTAAGCGTGCAAAACCTTTCAGGAGTCTGATAGTTACATTGTGACGCCAGGGCAGAGATTTGCTGAAGTCACGCTTCAAGCCTTGTTCTACTGTTGATTTGCCCCCATAGACTGGTTCTCCCATGTTTTACCAGCTCCCGTACCAAGCCTAGGCCCTGTTGCCTTTAGGAGCCACCTATGCATGAGGGCGCGCCTATATGGGAAGACCTGGCAGCGCGCAACCTAACTTCagtgcgcatatacttgTTTAATACCCCCAGATTGGGACGATCGAAGGCGCTCGTAATTTGTCTTCATCAGTATGAATGATGATTCTGTGATGGGTTTCACTGCTCCATCGAGTGCGTCCGTCGCATAGGCTTGTTCCATAGGGTAACATGTCGTTGATGCATAGATAAATAGCTCCCCAAATCGTTTGGGGGTAACAGTCTATTTAGCCTCCGTCGACTGAATTTCCCTTAGCCTGCGGAGCATGTATATGTTTCGTTGCCGGTTCTCATGGCTTCCCGTCTAGATCATGCGGTACCAATCGGATTTCGCTGGATCCGTCGATCCTATGGGCCAGTCATTCACAGATCTCTTTCCGGACCGACTTGAGACAAGGGGCCGGATAGAGAGGTCGTAATTGGGCCATATTATTCAATGGAACGGGCGTTTTACCAAGGTATATTATTCAATGCCGAATGCATATCTGGGATCCTCAAATTAATATCCCATTAGGACCGTATACGTATGGATGTGTCACTCTGAAATCACTGGAGTGAAATAATTACGGACAGAAGTCAAACGAACACCGAATCTATCTACGCACCGGACAAAAGTGCCCAGATCCGGTTATAATTGTTCCACAATGACAGAGGATGCCAATGACCGGTAGCTCCGACAAGGGACATCTATCGGAATTGATGGAGAAGGGAACTTCCTAATTTGAGCAGGCACATTATCGGAATCGGGCATTGCCCTGCGCAACAGTCTGGGAATCGAAACATGGACTATTATTACCTATGAATGCAGAATGAGCTCAATTTCTTTACCGTACCGCATGCACGCTGTTTGTATGACGACAGTGAGGGGGCAATTGAGAAACACGGCAGCGCGTTGGAAGTCAAGGCACCGCTTTCATAATCAAGACCCTGAGAGACAGGTGTGGCAGTGCGGGGTTTGAATGGTTTCTTTATCGGAGCACTGCCTGAACGGGCGACGCAATGAGTTTGGCTCATGGGGTATATAATCCCCGGTGCCCAGTGGGATTGATCCACCACCACTTCTCCTACTCGTTTACGGTCACCACTTGCTCCAATCGAGGTCGATTAGACGACTTATCATGTCTCCTACACGACACTTTTGCTGCTGCTTGCCCGTTCGACTGGGTACATTCGTACTCTCCTTTGGGTCGATCATCACGTCCGGGGCGTATGCTGCGACGATTTGGTATGCAGTTTACAGTGAGTAGCACGAGTTTATTCCGGATTACTAAACATGCTAATGAATAAATAGTGTCCAAGAACCTGAAGCAAGCTCAGCTCGACAAGCCCCAGGAAGTTGCGTTTGTCGTAGCAGGATCGATCTATTCCTTCCTGTTCATCCTCTCGATGTTTGGTTTTATTGGTGCTATAACACGCAAGCGCTCGTTCGTCTCTGCCTATGCACAGGCCCTATGGTACATGCTTGGCTTCCAACTCGCGTCGGGTGCATTCTTTATCTACACGCTCTATCGTCAAAAGAAGGTTCATATCGACCAGTGTGTGGACGAATTGAAGGCCAATAACCCTCCGGCCAACGTCGATCTTGTCAAACTTTGTACCATTGCGACGCGAACATGGAAGATTATATACATTGTTGTCTTTGCGTTCAGCTTGCTACTACACGGATGTGAGTCCTCTCCCTGACTTCTCTTACTTTTACGTACTGACAGATATTAATAGACGCCGCTTTGATCGTTTCCCGCTACGTCGAACAACTTAGCGCTGAACAATCCTACCGCCATACCCACAAGAGCACCTCTGCCGCCTTCTCTGCTTCTGGGTCTGGCTCCGCCTACTATCCCCACCATCCTCTCGGAGAGAGCACAGATAACCTCACTCAACACCACGATGGGAAACAAGATTACCCATACGCCACTGCTCAGCACTCTTATGGCCGTTCGAACGTTTAAACAAATCTTATACTCTGGGCGTTTAGGTTGTTTGCTCTTGGGTTAATGGCTTGCTTGACCACGATTCCTTTTTCAAAACGCCTTGTATTTATCTTATCATGTATCGTtccttgttcttgttcttgTGAATTCATGTAGTTGAACGTTTTATCATGACGTATGGTGCCGTAAGGCTCCCGGCCTGCTTGGCCATAGGGGGTATATGCCCGAACGTCGCGAGAGACGGAACATAAATTGGCGCACGTGTTCGGTGGACTATTATTAGAACGGTATAGAGTGGACTCAGTGGAATAGCTCACACTATATATGCACACCCACCCCGGCGCTCTGTAAACGCGATATAAGTGACGCATATCGATTTGCGAGTTTGTATGCTTGTAACTGACTTGGGCACATGGTCCGTCAATGTACAACATTTGGTTCCTACCAAAATCGCAAAGGATTACAGTCTACCAACCAGCGCTCATATTTGAGAGAGAATGCTATTTATCCGCTTTCAGACCACTGGGTTTCAGGCGGGTTAAGCGCCCTTGT
This window harbors:
- a CDS encoding tetraspanin family protein, with the protein product MSPTRHFCCCLPVRLGTFVLSFGSIITSGAYAATIWYAVYMSKNLKQAQLDKPQEVAFVVAGSIYSFLFILSMFGFIGAITRKRSFVSAYAQALWYMLGFQLASGAFFIYTLYRQKKVHIDQCVDELKANNPPANVDLVKLCTIATRTWKIIYIVVFAFSLLLHGYAALIVSRYVEQLSAEQSYRHTHKSTSAAFSASGSGSAYYPHHPLGESTDNLTQHHDGKQDYPYATAQHSYGRSNV